DNA sequence from the Cronobacter turicensis z3032 genome:
GCCCGAACCAGAGCAGCGCCAGCGGCAGCAGGGCAATCGCGGGCAGCGGGTTAAGCATCGCGGTCAGTGTGCTGAGCAGATCCCGCCCGAGCTGTGTTGAAATCGCCAGCGCGCTGAACACCAGCGCCAGCACGCTGCCAATGGCGTAGCCTTTTAACAGCGTGCCGAGCGAGTTGAAGATTTTCGCCGGCAACTCGCCGCTGTGCATGTCTTCGCTGAAGGCGCGCAGCGTTTGCAGAAACCCCGGCAGCATCAGATCGTTATTCTGGATACGCGCCACACCTTCCCAGAGGGCGAGCAGCAAAATGACCAGCAGCGTTTTGCGTACCCAGGCCTGGTTCCACAGTCGGGTGCTTAACGGCAGCGGCGTGTCCAGCGGCAGCGCGCCGGGCAGCGCGGTTTCACGCTGATACTCGGGACGGACGGGGGGCAGTGGCGCCATAGCGGGTCTCCTTCGCCGGTTGGGTGGCATGAACGGGGAACAGCAGGTCGTGAATGTGGCGTGCGGCCTGTGCAAACGCCGGGCTGGCGGCATCATCCATCCCAAACTGATGACAGTTGATCTCCGCGCGTACCTGGCCCGGATGCGGCGAGAGCACCAGAATGCGGCTGCCGACCATCAGCGCTTCTTCAATGGAATGGGTCACGAACAGCAGGGTAAAACCGGCATCCTCCCAGAGTTCCAGCAGCTCTTCCTGCATGTGGCGGCGCGTGAGCGCATCCAGCGCCGCGAACGGTTCATCCATCAGCAGGATTTTCGGCTTCATCGCCAGCGCGCGGGCAATCGCCACGCGCTGTTTCATGCCGCCGGAGAGCATATGCGGCAGCGCGTCGGCAAAGGCGGCAAGCCCCACTTTGTCGAGAAAGTGCAACGCCCGCTCGCGCGCGTCGGCTTTGCTGGCCTGACGGCTCGCCACCAGCGGGAACATGACGTTCTCCAGCACCGTTTTCCACGGCGGCAGCTGATCGAACTCCTGAAACACCATCATGCGATCCGGCCCCGGTTTAGTGACAACGTCACCTTCAAGGCGAATGGTGCCGCTGACGGGCGTCAGAAAGCCGCCAATGGCTTTCAGCAGGCTTGATTTGCCGCAGCCCGACGCGCCAAGCAGGATGAACCGGTCGCCGGGCCAGACGTCAAAAGAGACCTCATGCGCCGCGCGAACGCGGCTGTCACGGGTGCGGTACTCCAGGCTCAGCGCGTCGAGACGCAGCAGCGGGCCATCAGTCTGTGCATTCAGCATGGCTGTCTCCGTTAAAAGGGCGCATCGCCTTCGATAGTGGTGCGGTACAGCTTGCGGCGCAGGTGCGCCGGGCAGCCGGTCGCAAGATGAATCAGCGAACGGTTATCCCAGAACACCATATCGCCGGGTTGCCACTGATGGCGGTAGATATGTTCCGGGCGCACGCTATGGGCCCAGAGCGCCTCCAGAATCTCGCGACTCTCCGTCTCCGGCAGCCCTTCGATATGCGTGGTGAATCCTTCGCTGACGAACAGCGCCTTGCGCCTGGTTTCGGGGTGGGTACGCACCACCGGATGCGACACCGCCTGCACCTCGGCCAGCTGCTGTTCCGTTAATTGCGGTCGCCAGTGGCTGCCGAATTTCGGGCGGCTGTAAGTGGCGGTGTACGAGTGCACCGCTTTTTTGCCCTCTATAGCGCGCCGCAGTTCGGCGGGCAGCGTTTCATACGCCAGCTCCATGTCGGCGAACAGCGTGTCGCCGCCTTCCTCCGGCAGCTCCTGCGCATAGAGCATGGAGCCGAGACTTGGCAGCGTTTTATAGGAGAGATCGGAGTGCCAGAATTTACCGGCGTCGCCAAGACCAGTCGGCTGACCGTTCTCAATAATGTTTGAAACGATGAGAATTTCCGGGTGGTCAGGCAACAGGAACTGCTTCAGCACATGGATTTGCAGCGGCCCGAAGCGGCGGCTGAAATCAATCTGCTGACGCGGCGTGAGTTTCTGGTCGCGAAAGACCACCACGTGATGGTCGAGGTGCGCCTGATGAATGCGCGCGAAGTCGGCGTTATTGACGGGAAGGCGCAGATCCAGCCCTGTGATTTCCGCGCCGAGTCGCGCGAAGGGCGTAATGGTAAACGACTGCGCGGCAACCGGCGTGGCGTTAAGCGTTGTGGTCATCTGTTTTTCCTTTATCGTCGCAGGTGAATTAACTGCCGGGATTTTCCCAGGCCTCGTTAAAGAAATAATCTTTCCAGCTGTCGGCTTTATTTTTTAATACGCCAAGCTCATGCAGCTTTTCGGCATAAATAAAGGTGCGTTGCGGCGAGACGGTGAATTCAATTTCAGGATCATTCACAATTTTTTCGACCAGCGCTTGCGGCAGGCGCGATTTTTCGGTGCGGATATACGCCGCGGCCGCCGCCTTTTTATCGGCGTTAATAATTTTCGCCGCCTCGCTTAAGGCGCGGTAAAACGCACGGTAGGTTTTCGGGTTGTCGTCGTGGAATTGCTGGGTGGTGTAGAGCACGTTGAAGGTGGCAGGGCCGCCCAGCACGTCGTAGGAGCTCAGGATCTTGTGGACATTGCCGTGCTCCAGCGCCTGGTACTGAAACGGCGGGCTGGAGAAGTGCGCGGTGATTTCCGACTTCCCGGCGATAAGCGCCGCGCTGGCGTCCGGGTGCGGCAGGCTCACGCTGAGTTTATCAAAGCGCTTATAGTCGCCGTTGCCGTAAAGCCGCGCGGTTTCGATTTGCAGCGTACGGGACTGGAAGCCCACGCCCGCCGCCGGTACGGCGATGCGGTCTTTATCGGTGAGATCGCGAACGCTTTTCACGGCCGGATTGTTGCTCAGCAGATAATTAGGCATCGAGCCGAGCGACGCGATGGCTTTGACATTCTGGCGGCCTTTGGTGCGATCCCAAAGCGTGAGGAGCGGCGGCACGCCCGCCGAGGCGACGTCCAGCGCGCCGGAGAGCAGCGCTTCGTTCATGGCGGTGGCGCCGGAGAGCGTGCGCCACTCCACCTTAATATCGAGCCCGTCTTTTTTGCCTTC
Encoded proteins:
- the tauB gene encoding Taurine import ATP-binding protein tauB, which encodes MPGAPAPQAVPHHYRRRCALLTETAMLNAQTDGPLLRLDALSLEYRTRDSRVRAAHEVSFDVWPGDRFILLGASGCGKSSLLKAIGGFLTPVSGTIRLEGDVVTKPGPDRMMVFQEFDQLPPWKTVLENVMFPLVASRQASKADARERALHFLDKVGLAAFADALPHMLSGGMKQRVAIARALAMKPKILLMDEPFAALDALTRRHMQEELLELWEDAGFTLLFVTHSIEEALMVGSRILVLSPHPGQVRAEINCHQFGMDDAASPAFAQAARHIHDLLFPVHATQPAKETRYGATAPRPSRVSA